From the genome of Hemiscyllium ocellatum isolate sHemOce1 chromosome 6, sHemOce1.pat.X.cur, whole genome shotgun sequence:
TGGATTCTCTGATGGTGCTGTTTATTAAGATTAGTAAATAATCCCCTCATCTCTGAATTTTGTAATCACAGTCAAAGCAATGATGGGAATATTGAAGCTAATTTGTAGGATCCTTACATTCAGGAAGCAGAATTTGTTCAGTGTCCAGATCTCCAGTGCTCTCCATTGACCCCAACGAATAGTGACAAAGGAGAACAATCTGAGAgatttggttaaaaatcacacaacaccaggttataatccaataggtttatatggaagcactagctccttCATGAGGTAGCTGTGGGACAGAATCCTGTGGTGCACATTTTGGTCGGGCACCCATCTCTCAGCTCATGTTTAATAATGAATAAGGAACAACTTCAAAATAGAACAAATGGCTCTGCATATTCATATAGCAAGCATTCATATGCCCAAGCATTTCAACAGTGAATTATTTTTGAATTGACAGAAAGGTCCATTATTTAATACTTCATTTCAAAGGTGGTATCTCTTGACTTGGGATCAGGGAGGCGTGTCCTAAGTACAATGATTTGGAGTATTCTTCAAGAGACATATCAAacagacattttaaaatatatggAATCTTTGTGGATTAAGAGAATTCCAGTagcttaaaaataattaattctgGTGCGGAGGTtgcgaggtgaccttatagaggcttataaaatcacatgaggaatagataaggtgaatagcaaaggtcttttccctcaagtaggggagttcaaaactagagggcttaggtttaaggtgagatttaaaagtgacctgaggagcaaccttttccacacaaagggtggtgcaaatatgaaatgaactgccagaagtagtggtagatacaggtatggttacaatatttaaaagatatttatacatgggcatgaataggaaaggtttagagggatgtgggccaaacgggacaagtttagttttgggaaatctggttggcatgggtgagttggaccaaatggtctgttactgtggtgtatgactctataactatttGTTTTCCCATGATCATTCCTAGTCATTGGCATAGTGAACTTGTAGTCCCCATTGGAAGCTGTATTGTAAAAGGGAAGGGCAGAACTTTATTCACATTGTTATCTTTCAAGGCCCTCTAAGTCCTTACTTCTTCTTAAGGTCCACCTTTTGGTCAGGGTTTTCGTCACCATATATAATAACTCCTTATTTGGCTTGGTGTCCATTTTTGTTTGAAACACTTCTGAGAAGTATCTTGGGGCATATTTTATATACTAAAAATGCTACATAAATTAAAATTCTTGTTGTTAAATGGTTACAGTCAATATTTAAAGGCAGATTGTTACTTAACATATGGAGTTAGCAGTTGTTACAGTCTTATATTTTAAGTTGTTCCAAACGTTATATATCAAAAGGGTAGGTAGCAAACACAAGCATTAGAAACACAAgaagaaatagaaacaaaatgaaGAAATTGAATAAAACAGACACCTTATCTTTCAAAATACAGGTTTACTCTCCAGTGGAGAGCCTATGCAGTGTTGATGCACTGTTTCCTTTCGGTTTAAAGGCTGGAGAGGTCTGTAGAGAGGTGGAATGGTTTGGTAATCAGTGTATGCTTATGCCTGTAGATGAACTTTGTAAAGGAAAAGCAGGATATTCTATGGCAATTTGTTTAATAATGATTAGTAAAGACACAAAACATTTATTTGAATCAAAGTAtttcagatgctgaagatctgaaataaaaaccaaagtgctgcagaaactcagcaggtctggcagcatctttgaaaacagaaacaaagttaatgctgAGTGCAATATAAAACCTAACCAATGGGGTTCCCATGGAGAAGAGTAATATTTGACACAAAAAGTTAACTGttcctctccccacagatgcagccagacctgctgagtacctcagccttttgtttgtatttatttGTTCTTGTTACTGCCTCTGGATACAAACTCAAGTTTCTAAAAACTTACCAATCCATTTAGCACCAAGTTCTTTCCATTCCAATGCAAACTTTGCAAGTTGGTTGTTGACTGGTTTTCTCTCCCAGCTGGAAATATAATTTATTGGAAACACAACATGAAGAAATCTATAGCCTCGGCATTATACAGCGCacagagaaaggaataaaaagttattttctgtttcagtttcaTAGCACATTGTTTATCTAAACTTCTGGCCACTGTCTCCTAAATATAAAGTTGCATGAAAATAATCCAACAATGCGTCTAATAAAACAGAAACAATATTTTATCTTAATTAATCATGACTTTAAGTGAGATCAAATGCAATTGTGAATTCCTATAAATTATTTCTATCCACTTCATTCCAGATTAATTATTGTAacacttttcaagtttaacatatTTGCAAATTTGGGTTGATTCAGATATTTTCTGAGGTTCAATGATGTTAGTCACACTCCTATAGATGGTTTGATTCCCCGTGCCTTGCAGAAATTAGCTTTCACCGTTTTACACCTACTAGTGGGACATTGACTCGCTTCTCTGTAGCATTTGCCCATGTTTGTAAAAGTGTGTTATGACGTTGAAgtggtgtactgtacctttcagagagtgaaagatgttttgcactgagaaGTTGCAGGCacttgtcatgtgactgactagcagtctcagtGCACTGGAAACTGGAAAATATGGAACATTTAGCTATAAACTAGATACCTCAATTGTTTTGACCAccatttgaatttaaccagtttaaagtatgccccaggatactaaaacccaatcaaatttgaattttactgtgttgccaacatcaaaccaatgtgACAATCCAATGCTTGAGGTATTAAAAAAAGCCAACATTTTGAGAGTTAGCCAGAAATAGAGAGTGACAAACTGCCATCTGGACAGACTGCTGATCAAACCACTCTCGATCAAAGCTACCTTTTTCACATGAAACGTCTTTGCAACAAAAGaccgaagatgacccagggagatcttcagccaaaAGAAGACAGATGCCACAACAACAGCTGCTGTTTGGTTTcaaaaattaagttgatgtaaatttaataggggcttttattaaatcagtatattgttatagagttggaggtagataaCATACCTtaaagagaaaggaggcttagagttgtaaatcgttgttgtttaattttcacttttagagttaaagaataaaattgatatttttctttaaatagtagaatttggggagttctctgtcactcatactttaacagattacgaggtgaggtgagcttttgtGTCTTTGGTTTAGTTTGCAGAAGGGTTCACTGCTGTGTTGTAAAAAGTGTACCAAGTTAACAGGAGTTAAGGCATCAACTAAACTACTGGCAAGCTGATTTATTCAGTGATTAGAGAAACATCAAGTGAAATAAGTGACTTGGTTCTTCAGTTTAAGTTCTGTTTGTACACATTTGTACCGTTATCCAAGAATGGTCACAGCCACCCACCTTTACCATTGAAAATTCAGCTCCCGTTCTCAATCATTCATGTCTAATCATACTTGCAACTTCGCATTAATGTCCACGAACAGTAATTGATCTTTGCAATATCAGAAAGATTACTATGATTGGGAAACTAAAGGTTGAGAATCTGCATTGCACTTAAATCAATAGTTTAAGTTAAAGCTAAATGTTTTGAAGAACTATGAATGAATAATTTCACATCACGTCAAGCAAATAAACAGGACTAACCTGCTGAAAGAGATTTAGAAGAATTAAAAGTATTGCTAGTTTTAAAAATAGTCACTATTTATACAAACTATTTATATAGTTGTTGAAATAAATTACGTACTGTGTGTTAGGATTCCATGTTTCGCCACTGTTGGGATATACAATCCATCCTATTTTGGTACCCCTAGTTTTATTGGCACTCATAAGGAGTGGACTAATTATGTCAGGACAGCAGCAGTTTATTCCAACAGCCACCAACTGATCAGATTTAATTGGAAATTTCACTGCATCATCAAAGTTCTCTCCATGGGAAATACATTTCCCATCCTGAAATATAGATTGAAATAAAGATTAGAAATGAAGGTTAAAATTACAATGCAGATTCATACTCAGTCCCAATAATTCTCAGAATAAAACTGCAATCTGTATGTGAAATGATGAGAGATTGAAGGAGTATTTTAACTGTACATTAGCCTGTTGATAATTGCCCAGCTTGTTTTACACATATCTTGGCACAGCCCATTTCCAGGCTGTTTAGATGGCCACAGGGCAATCCAATACATCCAATAGAAAGGCCTGGGAGTAGAGCGGGAAATTGTGCAGGCAGAAGCAGCCCTCATTATTCTTCTGGATCCTAAAAACTCTTAAACAGCACTAGTGGAGTCAGGCAATTGAAAACTGATCTTTCCATGATGCCCACTCTTGCCAGAGATTTTTCGAATGAGCTAAGCATCCCTGGTATTTGTCTAGAACTGCAAATGATTTTAGCAAGTATGGGGCTAGATTTAAGCCCAATACCTgtggttttaaaaataaagtccCCACTCAGTTAGCTTGGTGTCTGCTCCAACGGGGACAGTCTAATGTCCCAGTAATAACCAGCACTCCTGCAAGATGCTCCTGCAACCACAGAACTACCAGCCACCCAATAAAGGGCTTTCCATGGAGCCATTACTTCCTGATCCTGAGGGGAGAAATCCCAGCTCCATCTATTGCCATAAAATGGATTGTTAATGACTATGGGGCAGATGATCACCCCTAGGCCAGACTCAACGCCAACACCTTAGGCAGAGGTTGGGAGATAGAAATCTCGTCAATGGTTATTGAGTAAGAACTTTTTTGATTCTACTTCTCCTCTAATTTCAGCAGATGGAGAGAGTTAAAACTCCCCTTCGAGTTTTTTCTTTGGCTGAACTCAGATGTATTTTCGAATAAAATTTACAATTTTTAGCCAGGCTTTCAAACGATCATTATAAAAAGTGCTTTTCTGTAGGAGGAAGTATTGTTGAAAATAAACCCAATTTGCCTTGGTTTGATATAATGACAGAAAAGTCTTTATTTTCAACTGTTCTATTCTTTCTTTACAAGAGATGCAGTGTTAGAACAGACACTTGTATTTTACTGTGTAAAATATCCTAATGGCATTTAGTATTCCAAGAACATTCATAACCATAAAAAGCATTAAACACTTAATTTCAATCccaaagtgcaatttttctaatTGTAAACCTCacaagagatgtcagagagagtcatTCAGCTGATCTAGTTTATTCCTCATCCGTGGCTCAAGCCCTGGGCTTGAACTTTGAAGCTGTTTGCCTAAATGTTGACCTACAGACCATCACAGACATCTCTCATATGTGAAGAAATACTTTGTAACATAATCTCTGAGCTTGACCTTTACCGGATTGTATCTGTGGGCTGGATATTACATGTCCTTACTAAGGTTGAAGGAGAAGGGTGAGGGCTGGATGTAAAATCTGTCAGGTGCACAGCACATTGCTAATCATCCACTTCCAAATTTACTCCATAATAGTGAAGGGGGGGGGCTGTTTTGTTAAAAACTCAAGTTACCCTCACACTTTAAAAGGAGCTGGTTGCCTGTTTTTTCCCCTCTTTTCTCTTAACACGGCCAGAAGCACGGGGGAGGTGTGCTACTTCTGAAGAGTGGCCTGTTCTCATCAAAGGCACCCAAGAAAATAATACATCCCCTTCCTATCAACACAAACAACAAATCTGAACCTCCCTAGCCTCCTCCACATGGTAGGCAAACATCCTGCCCTATATTCCCCTTGACGTATCTCTCTCTGGGATCCATGGCTGTTTTACTTGTGAGCGTGCCTATGATTGAGGCAGCATCCATTCCTGAACCCTTGTCCAATATGCCAAATTCTTCAGGTTCAGACTATACCTCAGTACCTTGGCAGAAAATGACAGCCAAGCTTTAGTGTTAGGAAATTCCCTAAGAAGTTCCACCAGAGCTTCTCCTTCTTTCTGACTGGGAATTGTTTCCATAGCAATGAGATCCACTCCTGCAGTTATCAAAGACTGCATCTGAGGCCGATGCCAAGCCTTTAGTTCCTGTAACAAGCAACAAAAGATTGGATTCATTTatgaaatgattttaaaattctccatGTGAATACTAAGCATgtgtgaaatttgaaaattatataCAACTTTAACTGAATTTCACTTTTTAGAAGATATTTTCTATTACACCACCATACAATTAGTCTATACTTTTCCAAGGAAGTAAAATCAGAGAAAGATATTAACTGGACTCCCATTCTTCTGTTGCTGATCTAAATATTTACCTTTCCAGAACTCTTAAGCTttacaaatgttttaaaaaagaaaatacaatATCTTTATCAAAATAATAGTTTAGTCTCCCAAAATTTTTAATGTTAGGACAACAAATACAATGATTCGATCCTTTAAGGAATGAAAGAGACTAGTTACACAACAAGTATGAGTTTGGCACAGACAAAGGGAGCTGGCTATACTAATAACATCCATGTCTCTTTCTGGCCAAGAGCTCTCATATTTAAGACAGTTGAATCAAGTGTTGGCAACCAGCATTCATAGAAACTCGAatctggagtaggccatttgacccattgagcctgctccatcattcataaCTGATAATTTAACAACCAGTTTTCATGTACCTGGTTAGATGGCTGGCTTGTATGCAGACTGATGCCAATTGCATGTGTTAATTCCTGCACTGagctgaggtgaccatgaaggactctccttctcaacctttcctattgcctgtggtatggtgaccctcaggttaagccaccaccagttgtctctctaatgagaaagcagccctatggtctggtaggataTGGTGACTTTACATTTTACCATTATACTGCTGTTCGATATTTCCTAGCAATGTGgtcaagttcacattttcccacatcagttTTTGCATTATACATTCATCACGCTATACCTTACCTTATGCAAATTTGGTTGTGACTCAAATGCTGAGCTCATGCTTTTCAAATTAGCCCCCACCTGTATGTACTCCCTATGCAGAACCTCTTTTGTAGTCCCATTTGGCAGAGGCAGGAATGTCAAGTTTCATTTCCACAATCAATTTCCCAAGTGGTTATGATTCACAACCTTTAGTCCAGTACAATAATCATTACATGTATCTTTTTTGTCAAACTTAAACATCTCAATATACAACATATGAATATATCAAAGAATACCCTGTACAGATACAGACAATTGAATATCTTATCAATCATTCATATAAGATCATACAAGATTTGAGCCAATACCTCTTTAGTCATCGAATCAACATAATTTCCTGAGTATTCAGAACCATCATGCAGAAAAACTCCATAAGGCCCAATGGAACCTGCAATGAGAGGTTTTCTCCTCTCTCAGaatcacaaaatattttaatCAAATTATTAAGTTAACATGAAGACCTAAAATTAATTATATAGATAAAAATACTCGTGAAGAACTCAGCTATTCTTATCAATAAATTCCTAGGCTCAACCCATCTTGAGATGTTAATTATGCACAGACAGTTTTTTGGCAAGGGTACCACACTTAAGCATTGTGGAGAAACAACCTTTATTCCCAGTCATTGTCATTACTATATGACCCTTGCTAAAGTGGGCATGTATGTGCTGAGCTAAAACAAGATCAGGCTTGGCTGTGTTGCTTTGCATAATCAAATAGCCTGCTGACAGTCACCGTTAAAACACACACCTAAGTTGGAATCATTTTAGCAAAGCAGTGAAAGGAACATTCTTTACACAATACTTCTGTATGTATCAGCGCTTTCAAAAAAGAgtgagaaaatactggaaaaaatacaaaataaaacttgGAAATATCTGCTGGATATAAGACAAATCCACTAAATTGCATCAATATTAATTCTTTCTATAATATTAGAAAACTTATTCAGAGTGATGGTCTGCTCACTCCACTGTTTTTGATAGCTGTCATAAATAtatgcacagaaggaggccattctgcctgtTACATTCATACAAGCTCTCTGCAACAGCAAGCAACTCATATTGTTCATCTAACTTTTCCACATAATCCACCGAAACTTTCTTCATTGGATTATGATCCAACTTTCTTATGAAAGCCGTAATGGAATCTGCCACCACATTCCCAGATAGTGCTTTgcagatcctaaccactcattATGAACAAAAGGCTTTGTTTCATGCTGCCATTGCTTCTTTTGATAATCATATTGAATCGGTCTCATCTGGTTGCCAGTTCTCTGACCAATGGGAGCAGTCTTGCCCTATATCCTCTGCACAGGCCCCCTCATGAATTTTaaagaggtctacaaaatctctTTCCATACATCTCTTCTCCAAGAACAACAAGTTTCTCTGTTCCTCATCTCTGGTCTCATTCTCCAGAGTCTTTACAACACTTGTAACGCATTTTTATCTCCAAGTCTTGGCCCAGAGAAATAGAGGCAATACTCCAATCAAGGGCAAATTCTGTGTTTGCTCTAAACTTATCATAACTTCCTCATTTATGCTCTAAGCCCCTCTTTAGAAAAGCCAGGATGCCATTTGCTTTATTAACCACTTCTTCGCTGCATTGCAATCTGCGATGGAAAATGCACTAAGTCTGCAGATGCTTTCACTCCAGCATCCCCTTTCGAACACTTGTCATTTACAGCTGTTAGCAACAGGAATCGTTTTCAAATTGGTAATACATTGGGTCTGTGCCAACAACTTGACAAAAATTACATATTAAAATTACACACTAACATTGGCCATAAAATATGAGGAATTTACAAACTCAAGGCAATAATTCAAAGCATCATGTCATAGACTGGGAAGTATAGACTTACATTTTGCTtctcaatttattttaaaaaatacttggtCTTCACTCACGTTGAAGCCTTGcaagtctgaaaacaaatctgaaCATTGTTAAAAATACAATGCCAACCACAGCTGCAAACGTACCGGAATTTCTGGATTctgagagaaactcagcaacagCCTCTTTAGCGAGGTATACACCTGACTGTAAAAGCTGAGCTGCCTCCTCGGATTTTAAATCAAGATACTTAACAAATCCTGCCAGAGTTGCCTGGTATGTGGCTGTGGTAATTACATCGGCACCACTAGAAAGGTACCTAGAAGTGAAACAATAATTCTGAAAACTATTTTGAAGTACAGAGATACTAATAAGTCTGTATGCAATGCCATATTAACTTCACAATATGATGGATTTTTCATTAGAAATGCCAAAGGTTAGGAAGGTGCTATTTGCTTGGAGTGCAGTGCAGGATTAGAATGAATTCGTTGTAATGGTGTTTACTAAAAAAGGGTATACATTCAAAATATTGATAGAAATGGGGGTGTGCTGGATACATAAAGGATAGGGTGGAGGTTGGTAGCCATCCTTTCCATTTCATGCTGCCTATGCTTTAAGTAGATAAGTACCTGACCCACATGCTGTGCATTCCTGTATACCGAAAGAGGTGGATACAACAGAAAGGCCTCCcataattttagattagattagattacttacagtatggaaacaggcccttcagcccaacaagtccacaccgacccgccgaagcgcaacccacccatacccctacatttaccccttacctaacactacgggcaatttagcacggccaattcacctgacccgcacatctttggactgtgggaggaaaccggagcacccggaggaaacccacgcagacacggggagaatgtgcaaactccacacagtcagtcgcctgaggcgggaattgaacccaggtccctggcgctgtgaggcagcagtgctaaccactgtgccaccgtgccgtgtgaTTTTCTAATCACAGATTGCAGAACCACTGAACTGTTACAGcacaaaggccattcagcccattgtgcctgcaccagctcttcacaCAAGCATCATTGccttgtgccaatctcctgcttttccacCCAAATCCATGAACGCTATTTCTATCCAAGTAATCATCCAACGTTGTctggaatgcctcaattgaatctgcctacATTACATTCCCAGGCACTTCATTCCATATCTTAACTACTTGTTATGTacagaaatgttttcacacaacaGTCTTGCTTCAGTTGCACAACACTTTGACACAATGCCctctcattttttttccttttatgaGTGGAAACAGCTTTTCCCCATCTGCTCGGTCCAGTCTGTGCATGAACTTGAAAACCTGTCTGATCTCCCCTCGGGTATCTtctttccaaggagaacagtccaaCCGtcttggaaccattcttgtaaattgtctCTACTCTCTCTCCAATGCTTCTTGCCTAAATATGGGGGTGGTGTtagctctgcttcctgaagtcaaccCTATCTAGGATCCCAGTTCATTTGCACATTGGTCAAATTCAAGATTGTTTATTTTTCGACTACAATATAGTTCAGCTAGATCTAAAATAGCACTTTATATACCAGACAGTAAAGTAAATTTTACATTATTAAAAAGTCTCTGCATCTCTCAAGTTCATAACAATTCCAATTGAGACATTTTTCCAATTCAGCCACTATCTATGCAGTGGCTCTTCCAAGTCAGATTGTCAACTTTGTGCCAAGCAATGTTGAACTTGGACAATTTTGACAATCGTGGGATCACTGGATTAAAGTAGGTCCACAATCACTTCAGTCAACAAACCCAGGATCCCAGTTTGCTAGCATTTCATCCATATTCCTCTaatcctccctattcatgtacccatccagatgccttttaaatcttgttattgtaccagcctccaccgcttcctttggctgctcattccatacacgcagcatcctctgcatgaaaaagctatccattaggtcccttttaagtctttcccctcagctttaacctatgccttctagttttggactcccttaccctggagaaaagacattagctattcaccctatccatgcctgccgtgattttataaacctttatattcTATCATTCTATATAAATGCATGTACTTTCTTGCTGAGTTATACAAAATAAAGTCCCAGGATAGGTGCTCAgtgatctaggagaaagtgagcactgcagatgctggagatcagagctgaaaatgtgttgctggaaaagcgcagcaggtcaggcagcatccaaggaacaggagattcgacgtttcgggcataagcccttcttcattcctgaagaatggctcatgcccgaaatgtcgattctcctgctccttggatgctgcctgacctgctgtgcttttccagcaacacattttcagctcagtgatTTAGGTCAACTGTGATCTAAATGCAGCCTGCCAACATTCACTGTCTGGGTAGAAATGTCTAACAGCAGCACATAAATAATAACACCTGGGTGGAGATGCTGAATGTTCACGTGCATCTACACAGGTAGAGTCCAGCATTGGTCAACTCCtccagaaaaaggaaaaaaacctCCATCAAGGATTTAAGGTCTTCTAATACTGGCTGACATCAGAACAAGCAGAAATTTAGAATAGGAGGACATTTATCACAGCAAACTAAAATATTTGTGGAAAAATGTTGGCTAAAGGGATTGCAATGAAAACAGAACATGAGTTAGGCAGGAGGATATTACAGGACGTCAATAGTAACATGAATAGCAGCCATCACTTATGCACTATACAACCAAGGCAAAAGCAATTTGAAAGCCATCAAGACTACAACTTAACTTAATGGAAATATAATTAATGGATCTTAGTCAAATAAACTCTCTGCACTCAGGTTCTCCAGAAATCTTTTTTGGACACAGGAGTGCTCACTGAGCTAAAAATATGACCACAGCCAAATACagtactgctcctcagatgctacctgaactgctgtgctcttccagcaccactaatccagaatctgtttcagcatctgcagtcattgtttttaccaagccAAATACATACTGCCAATGCAGATTCAGGAACTACTCCTGAAACTCACCTACCTCCACAGGTTCTGGCAGCTTTGCTAAAAGTTTCCAACCTGATCCACTTTTGTTTGATTTCCCAGAATCTGCTTTTTTGTGGATAGTGACACCTCACGTTTAACATACTCCTATCCACTCGTGTACAACAGACTCAGCTAACCAACTTGTATCCACTCGTGTACAACAGACTCAGCTAACCAACTCCTATCCACTCGTGTACAACAGACTCAGCTAACCAACTCCTATCCACTCGTGTACAAGAGACCGAGCTAACCAACTCCTATCCACTCGTGCACAataaactgagctaaccaactcctaTCCACTCGTGTACAAtagactgagctaaccaactcctaTCCACTCGTGTACAATAGACCGAGCTAACCAACTCCTATCCACTCGTGTACCAtagactgagctaaccaactcctaTCCACTCGTGTACAATTGATTGAGCTCCACAATCACTGTATCAAATTGAAGCTCcaagtcctgccacatccagctgTGGAAACAACTAACTCGAAGAGGAGATGCCGCTATAATTATCCCTATTCTCAATGACAGAGGGGAGCAGCACAACAGCACAAATGGCATTTGCAACATCTTCAGCCTGAACATCCTGTTTACTGCACCacagaaacagctgaaggcattgGTTACTGTAAAGTCTATGGGCCCTGGCATTGTCCAAACTATAGTAGAGAGGACCTGCTGCATTCCGAACCAAGATGTTGCAATACAAccataacactggcatctccacaatAATTTGGAAAATTGTCCTGTTCATGAAAACAGGAAAATCCAATCCAAACAACCAGCACCCGATCAATGGATCCCTTAATAATTGATGCAAACTATTAAAGAGTCTTTGCAAGTATCAATAAAAACTGTAGGTTCCTGAGACATTTTAAAGAAATTACAGATTTCCCTTACTGTGCTGCTTCAAAGGTTGCCACAACGCCTGCATGTAAAGGAAGTAGTGAGGGTAAGTGTGCTATTTTGTAAAAGTTAAAATTTGATAAAATAAACACATTGAGTGGTGACGTGGCAGTTAAGTAGAGAAGCCTAATGCATATGTAACAAATATCTCATAAAATATAAAATGTGTGTAGACATCTGCTGATG
Proteins encoded in this window:
- the zgc:172121 gene encoding homocysteine S-methyltransferase YbgG isoform X1; the encoded protein is MDGRPEVTVIDGGLATELEAGGVDLQDDPLWSARILQTNPQAIKTVHARYLSSGADVITTATYQATLAGFVKYLDLKSEEAAQLLQSGVYLAKEAVAEFLSESRNSERRKPLIAGSIGPYGVFLHDGSEYSGNYVDSMTKEELKAWHRPQMQSLITAGVDLIAMETIPSQKEGEALVELLREFPNTKAWLSFSAKDGKCISHGENFDDAVKFPIKSDQLVAVGINCCCPDIISPLLMSANKTRGTKIGWIVYPNSGETWNPNTHWERKPVNNQLAKFALEWKELGAKWIGGCCRTTPADIAELRATLALDLSPD
- the zgc:172121 gene encoding homocysteine S-methyltransferase YbgG isoform X3 gives rise to the protein MDGRPEVTVIDGGLATELEAGGVDLQDDPLWSARILQTNPQAIKTVHARYLSSGADVITTATYQATLAGFVKYLDLKSEEAAQLLQSGVYLAKEAVAEFLSESRNSERRKPLIAGSIGPYGVFLHDGSEYSGNYVDSMTKEELKAWHRPQMQSLITAGVDLIAMETIPSQKEGEALVELLREFPNTKAWLSFSAKDGKCISHGENFDDAVKFPIKSDQLVAVGINCCCPDIISPLLMSANKTRGTKIGWIVYPNSGETWNPNTHWERKPVNNQLAKFALEWKELGAKWIDLSSL
- the zgc:172121 gene encoding homocysteine S-methyltransferase YbgG isoform X2, whose translation is MDGRPEVTVIDGGLATELEAGGVDLQDDPLWSARILQTNPQAIKTVHARYLSSGADVITTATYQATLAGFVKYLDLKSEEAAQLLQSGVYLAKEAVAEFLSESRNSGSIGPYGVFLHDGSEYSGNYVDSMTKEELKAWHRPQMQSLITAGVDLIAMETIPSQKEGEALVELLREFPNTKAWLSFSAKDGKCISHGENFDDAVKFPIKSDQLVAVGINCCCPDIISPLLMSANKTRGTKIGWIVYPNSGETWNPNTHWERKPVNNQLAKFALEWKELGAKWIGGCCRTTPADIAELRATLALDLSPD